ATGGCGGCACGGTCTTGCCAGGAGACTTCGCCCGACTCTTGCGCGCGCTTCGCAACGCCCGCCAGGCGGCAGCTCAAAGGAACGGCCAAGTGCTCCAGGCTTCGCTCAAGGAAGCCCTCGACCTCAACCCCTTTCATCCTCCCACCCTGAGGTACGCCGCAGGAGTCTACCGCCGACAGGGCGAGCTGAAAACCGCCCTGCAACTGATGACCCCCCTGGCCTCGCTGATGCCGCGCAACGCTTCCGTCTTCACCGAGATTGGAGACCTCCACTTCGACCTTCAAGCGTGGGAGCAGAGCGAGCAGGCCTACCGGCGGGCCATGAACGCCGATCCGGGCAGATCGGCCGTGCTGGCAAAACTCATCGGGATCCGTGAGGCGCAGGGGGAGATTGCCCGGGGGCTGCAGGAAGTCGGTTCCGCCCTGCAGCGCTTTCCGGAGGGAGCCGACCTCCACGCCCGTCGCGGCAGTTTGCTGGAGAAGTCCGGCCGGGCCGAGGAGGCTCTCAAGGCCTACGGCAGAGCCGTCGAGCTCAGGCCTGAACTGGGAGACGGGCACCTTGGATTGGCTCGAATCCATCTGGCGCGGGATCGGAAAGACCAGGCCCGGGAGGTGCTGCAGGAGGCCGCCGGCAAGATCCCCAATACGCCCGGGCTCCAGATGCGTTTCGCCGACTTCTGTGAAAAGGAAAGCCTGGATGACCAGGCGCTCGACTTCTATCGCAAGGCCTTGAATGGCGACCCGGGATTGCCGGGCGCCTACTTGGGGCAGGCCCGGGTTCAGATGAATCTGGGTGAGATCGATGAAGCTCTGGCCTCCGTGCACCAGGGGCTGCAAGTCGTCCCCCGCTCGGTGGATCTTCACCAGTTCCAGGTCGATCTCCTGAAGCAAAGCCACCGGATTCCGGAAATGCGACGGGCGGTCGAAAACGCGGCCGCCACCTTTCCCGGAAATGTCGAGATCCTGGACAGGCTGGCCCGGGTTCGGGACGTCTTCGGTTATCGGGCGGCCGAAGCTTATGAGAGCCTGGTCGAGGTCCTGGAAGCCGAGCAAGCCAGTTCGGATCGCTTGGAACGGGTGCTGGAACGAGGCCTGCTGGTTGCCCTGCGGGACGGGGATCGAGCCCGGGCCGCGAGCATGTCCGCGCGTCTGCAGCGACTGGGAAGAGCGGATATTCCGGCCATCGATCCGATCGCGGAAACAACCCCAAAGAAGGGCCTGCTGGTGGTTCCCGGCGGAGTGCGGGGCCTGGCGAGGGCAGCCGGCTTGCGGGAGAACACGCCCCCCGAAACCTTCGTATCAGACTTCGTCTCCCACCTGATACGCCGAACCTATGGAAAGGCCGGGGCCGGGTACGTCCAGGCCCTGCGCCACTACTTCAACTCGGTTGCGGCTCTGCGCTCCCAGGCCCGCTCCAAGAAGCTGGAGTTTCAGATCCTGCTCGAGACCGGGAACGAGTCGCGTCTCAGGAAGACCCGGGAGGTCCTCGCACTCCTGGGGTGGACCATCAGACGGTCCGAGGGAAGGGTCCGGGTGGAGCTCGGCACCGACGAATTGGCTGCACTCAGGCAAACCTTCTCTTCCGCCCTGGGCGTGGACGAAATGGAGATGAAGTCGCAACTGGAGGCCGGAGACTCTTACCAGTTGACGTTCAGCGATCAAAGGGTGCCGATCATCTTTGAAGAAAGGTTCTGGTTGAGGCGTTTCTTTGACGGGAATCGCCCGGTCGGCGGACTCTTGAGAGCGTTCGCGGAGAACATTCCCTCCGCCCGTCTCTACGCGGGACTGGCGGCAATGAACGACGAGGCCCGGCGCCTGGTGGTGGAAACCTACACCAGCCGGGAACTGTTGGAGGTGCATCCCAACAGCCTTCTGGCCTACGGTTCAGCCCTGTCGGCCATCGAGGGACAACTGCTTCTGCCCGGCGGGGCCACGGCGGCGTCCGCCTGGGAGTCGCTCCTGGGGGCTCGCACCGACAGACCCAAGCGCTTTGTTCGGCGCCTCTTCAACCAGGACAACGGCAAGCCGCTGGCCTTCTATCACACGCTCATCAACCTGCCCGAAGAGAACCAGCGCTTTCTCACCAGCAGCCCGGGGCGATTGGCCAAGTTCTATGCAGCCTTTCCCTTCACGGGTTCCGAGGAAGCCAAGCGGCGCATCGTCAACCATCGCATCCCCTTCAGGAACATGGTGCGGGAACTGCCGCTGAACGGGGAGAGACGGATTCGATTTCCGGGTAGCGCCAGGGTCTGGTCCGTATCCCATGGATGGTCGGGCAGACCGGATGAGATCCCCGGATCCGCGGGGCTGGCCGCCCCGACAGTCTCCCCGGAAGCCGAAGACGAAATCCTGCTTCGACTGCCCTTGGCGGAGTACCAGTTCGGCATGAAGAAGTACAGCATGGTGGAGAATTTTCTGGCGGCGGTGCACCTGGAACGGCACTGGGATCGGCCCATGGCAGAGGAAGCCGCCCTGCTGCTGTCCAGGCGCTATCCCAAATATCGCGAGATATTCCCCTATCTGGCATCTCTGCCGCGACCCTCCACCCAGCAACTCCAGCGGTTCTTCCAGGCGGCCCGCAATGTCGAGGACGTGGACCTCGCCAGCCTGAACGACACCCTGGGACTGTTCCACGGATTGCTCCAGACCCTGGTGCTCCTCTCGGAAAACCGTGCTCTGGACGAATCGGAAATTTCCTCGATTCTGGATACTCTCAGCCAGAGATTCGCCGACGCCAGGACCGAGGCGGACTTCACCGGGGCCACGGTGGCCATCCTGCGGCGTCTCGAGCAGGGTTTGCCCGTCCCGCCTCCGCCGGCGGAAAGCGATTCGTCATCCTATCCGCAAGGCAATGCCGGGCGCTTGAAGATCCTGGGACCGCAACCGGCCGGCATCGACGGGCAATTGATGGCGGCCCTCGGAGGGAGATCCAGGCAGGTCGAGTTCGAGTCCAACGGCCGGACGGCAGCCATCGATGCCGGCTCGATCAATCGGAAAAGAATCGAGGAGGTCCTGCGGCTGCAGCGGGTCCCCTCACTGACCGGTCTGCTGGAACTATACGATGCGGCCCAGGCCGTCCGGGGGAATCGGGACCAGACCGTCCTGGATGCTTTCAAGAGGAATCTGGGGGAACTCCATGAACTGGAGCAACAACTCGAGAATCAGTTGACCGACGCGCAGCGGGGCAATGCGGTCTTTCTGCAGCGGGGCCGGACCTCAAAGTGGGTCCGTCAACTGAACAATGCGGTCGTCAAAGGCAACCGCTCGGATGCCGTTCCCGAGTTGTCTCAGGAAGTGGTCAGTCATCTCGACGGGAGTTTCAAGGACGCCCTGGTCGGATGGGTCTACGCCTACTACTTCTCTCCCCGGGACCTGGTGGTCGCTGAAGATCCGCTGCTGACCAGGAAGCATCAGTTCCACGTCACCCTTGGCAGCAGCGGTCGCTATTACTGGCCGGCGGCATCCCGGCAGACGCTGCGCCGC
The window above is part of the Acidobacteriota bacterium genome. Proteins encoded here:
- a CDS encoding tetratricopeptide repeat protein codes for the protein MTPFRRDRPTIPLFRPVRPVALPLIWIPLLLLAWGAASLHLAGSFLSPRVLSGDENRYQFQTFAGAQVVTAAPLQLPARISVLVLPDSYSERAWQEVELRARKLAMLEDRLGRFRLHVVADGRVSSWETSAQALPHDLAGLRSGSESLTDDETEPPARRDERAVGIYQEAGQLLPQPSVPWETLILIAPEPLISDPELRSYCSAYLADRFGRQRVRLIYWRIPGDPAPGTPSTAEMSEGVGTSEEADAGEGVWGTVARATCGSVIETIGELTHALLPASCTEIPMPEVALPKGVVQYRARLVDRADGQVVTEFPALSRSLDGGTVLPGDFARLLRALRNARQAAAQRNGQVLQASLKEALDLNPFHPPTLRYAAGVYRRQGELKTALQLMTPLASLMPRNASVFTEIGDLHFDLQAWEQSEQAYRRAMNADPGRSAVLAKLIGIREAQGEIARGLQEVGSALQRFPEGADLHARRGSLLEKSGRAEEALKAYGRAVELRPELGDGHLGLARIHLARDRKDQAREVLQEAAGKIPNTPGLQMRFADFCEKESLDDQALDFYRKALNGDPGLPGAYLGQARVQMNLGEIDEALASVHQGLQVVPRSVDLHQFQVDLLKQSHRIPEMRRAVENAAATFPGNVEILDRLARVRDVFGYRAAEAYESLVEVLEAEQASSDRLERVLERGLLVALRDGDRARAASMSARLQRLGRADIPAIDPIAETTPKKGLLVVPGGVRGLARAAGLRENTPPETFVSDFVSHLIRRTYGKAGAGYVQALRHYFNSVAALRSQARSKKLEFQILLETGNESRLRKTREVLALLGWTIRRSEGRVRVELGTDELAALRQTFSSALGVDEMEMKSQLEAGDSYQLTFSDQRVPIIFEERFWLRRFFDGNRPVGGLLRAFAENIPSARLYAGLAAMNDEARRLVVETYTSRELLEVHPNSLLAYGSALSAIEGQLLLPGGATAASAWESLLGARTDRPKRFVRRLFNQDNGKPLAFYHTLINLPEENQRFLTSSPGRLAKFYAAFPFTGSEEAKRRIVNHRIPFRNMVRELPLNGERRIRFPGSARVWSVSHGWSGRPDEIPGSAGLAAPTVSPEAEDEILLRLPLAEYQFGMKKYSMVENFLAAVHLERHWDRPMAEEAALLLSRRYPKYREIFPYLASLPRPSTQQLQRFFQAARNVEDVDLASLNDTLGLFHGLLQTLVLLSENRALDESEISSILDTLSQRFADARTEADFTGATVAILRRLEQGLPVPPPPAESDSSSYPQGNAGRLKILGPQPAGIDGQLMAALGGRSRQVEFESNGRTAAIDAGSINRKRIEEVLRLQRVPSLTGLLELYDAAQAVRGNRDQTVLDAFKRNLGELHELEQQLENQLTDAQRGNAVFLQRGRTSKWVRQLNNAVVKGNRSDAVPELSQEVVSHLDGSFKDALVGWVYAYYFSPRDLVVAEDPLLTRKHQFHVTLGSSGRYYWPAASRQTLRRQTGNYLRGALCQIATLTGEIGLVKAEAGESIGTDPVVEGFAAAQLSGVRSLPWSHLNPLSMHLVALKIRLAREFLARSALQPEMQQDVARIVEGLLGPTRRAQLLESVATRELEGISALLSSSDLYYLGDRLWHEQQAAHLGNGPVREALERASALVPSHQDRFFAGSELADRSYGKRRPPPPYEEFNNSLLTHHLSRRLGHFMLTLAELADRSGLPLEALALVAEPAVRHLALNAQMNNSADWRGALRAMSRLPLEELVRQVVLPESDY